A stretch of DNA from Diospyros lotus cultivar Yz01 chromosome 14, ASM1463336v1, whole genome shotgun sequence:
AACATGAGGACTCCCTTAGTCCAGGGTTGCCTCCCTTAAGTACCGGCTCACCTCCTGATGGCGAGGATGTTCCTCCTGGGGCTACTCTTACAGCACAATTTCTTTATCATCTGGCTGCAAAGGTAACATGTGTTCTACATGCTTAAATctaatcattttctctttctagtTTTTATTCCCCCTCCTTTTGCAAGTGAGAAATATTTGGTTCTACCTTTCCCTTCAGAATGACCTAGGTTCTCTTAATGGCCTATGTGTCTGAGCTTTTGAACCATAGGAAAATGTTGAAACAGAGTATACAAAAATCTGATGCACCTATTTTCACATTCTTTCTAATTATATAATGTTTTAATTGTCAAATAAAGTATGCTTGTATCTTTTacttttcctttctattttttgttactATTccttttttcctccaaatttctGGTTTCTTCTGCCTCTTTATTGTAATTCTACATCTACAATCTCAAAATAACTCTCCAAAAAATGTAGATGGATCTGAAAATGGAAATATACTCTCTTGGCGATTTATCAAAAACCGTGGGGAAGCTTTTGACAGACATGTCAAGCCTTTATGATGTAGGCCGTCGGAAACGATCAGCAGGGCTGTTACTTATTGACCGGACGCTTGATCTTCTTACCCCATGCTCTCATGGGGATTCACTTATAGATCGCATGTTTTCAGTTTTGCCTCGTAGGCAACGGGCAACATCATCTTTCCATACAAAAGGTTCACAAACTCAATTGAAAGATGGCCCTGCTGACCTGCAACGTGCTCCTCTGGATGTTCAGATACCATTAGTGAAGTTTTTGGGGGAAGAAGACTCCACTTTGGAGAATTTCCGTCTGTTGGAAAACACCGAAGCTTTTTTGCATGGGTGGAATTCAAGTGACACATCTTTGCGAACTCTAGAGTTCCTTAGTCATAGTACCAAACTCCATGGTGAAAAGTCTTTTACTTATGAGAGTAAACTGCTAAATGGCTCCTTTGTGTCAGCAGAAAGCTTTCGGGGAACACCCTTCCTGGAAGCTATGCTAGACAGAAGAACAAAAGATGGTGCCATACTGATAAGGAAGTGGCTTCAAGAAACTTTTCGTCGGGAAAATGTAAATGTGAATGTGAAAATTCGTCCTGGTTCTGTGACAAAATCTGAGTTGCAATCTCTGATTAAAGCACTGGCTAGAAGCCAGCCTTCTTTAATAAGAAATAAAGGAATTATTCAGCTAGCTGCAGCTACACTATATGCTCTTGATGAATTATATTCTGCCAAATGGGATGCATTTATCAGTGCTGAGAAAATGTTAAATGTTAGTGCTGGAGACACTAGCCAGAGCCTTGCTGCCCAAATTAGTGATCTTATCAATAAGAGTGCTTTAGTGGGATCACAAGGAAAGAATTCTGGGTTAACGGAGCCTTCAGATGGGCTGATTTCTTTTCAAGATGCTTTGCTTCTCACTATTTACGGATATATATTGGCTAGTGAGAACTTTCCAACTTCTGGCTTTAGTGGTCCTTTTTCTTGGCAAGAAGAGCATTTCACGAAGGAAGCTATTGTGGATGCAGTTCTTGAGAACCCGAGATTGGCACAACTGAAGTTTCTCCGTGGTCTAACAGAAGAGCTTCAAGCCAATTTTAACAAGAAGAAATTAGATGTAGCAAAGGAAGAATCTCCAAGCCAATTACCAACTGGTGATTTTGAAGATGATACATGGGGCAGTTGGGGCGATGAAGATGCTGATGAAAATATTAAGAAAGAGCAAGTGTACGGCGATATGCAGTTGAAGTTGGAGTTGCGTGATAGGGTAGATAACCTTTTCAAATTTCTTCACAAATTGTGTAGTTTGAAGGAAAGGAATCTACCATTGAGAGGAGGAGCATTGGGCATGGAGAATAATTTTAGTGGGGATTCCTACTCTAGTAAAGGACTGATTTATAAGCTATTGACAAGGGTATTAGGAAAGCATGATATACCTGGTTTGGAGTACCATTCCTCTACTGTTGGACGAATTTTTAAAAGTGGGTTTGGAAGGTTTGGTCTGGGACAGGTGATTCTCCACCTTCTCTTTTGGTTTGCTTTCctcctttcattttattttcttttcttcttttattttccttcacTTTTCTTTTGTTAGAATATAAATGTTGGAGTGGCTTCTTGATCCCGCAGGCAAAACCAAGTCTTGCtgatcaaaatgttattttggtttTCGTAATAGGGGGCATCAATGCTGTTGAGGTATGTCCCTAAACTCCTGTAATTTTATTCTTCTGTTTAATCTCTtcctctttcatttttttttgtcttcaatTTTCTTCTGCCCCTTAAGATATTATTTATATTCTGTTTAATCATAGAGATAGCaaacaattatttttcttttatcaacTTCTCATTTTTGAATAAGTCCACCTCATTGTTAACACTATTATCATTTTACTTCGGTAGTTCCAATACCACTTAGTTGTGGCATTTGGAAGATTGTTGCACTTGATCAATACATCCAATTTATTTATgcaaaattattttgatgagtTACTAAAGTTATTTAATAATGGAACACACATATTGTAATACTCAAAGGTAAATTAGGGTAGCATGCACGTGAGATGTGTCTGATTGCTCTTTCATATATTATATTGGAGtcataaattatatagatatatacagttaaaaagtaaatttttagggttttagcaaaacaggaaaaagaaaaattttaggaATGCATTGTAATTGAGGAAACTGTCAACTGCTGCTGTGTTTTCCACCCTTGGAACCTCCCTTACTTGCCGTCAACCACCATGGATCGTCCCTCGCTTGAAATCACCATTGAAAAAGTTGGAACGTTGCCATCCATTGTTGCATGTCGCGACCTGAATCGGTTTTTTTGATGCTGATCTCCTCCACaatctcttcctttttcttcctcttgcgTTGTGTCTCAAAATCAAAGAATggacttgttttttttttataggcaATGAGTTTCTAAATTTCTCCAACATTGCCATGCATGGCTTGCTCGATTTCTTTCCATATTTCCTCCAAATCTCGATCCTCTAGGTCAAAAGTGGTGCTCGGATACTTGACCTTGGTTTGAGCATCAATTTGGAAGGTTTGTAGAGAAACGGGAAGATTTGAAGGGTGGATCATTGCTTtcccatgtttttttttttcctgatttACTACGAACATTTCTGGCCTACTTTATCTTCTATATTGGTGATCTGAAACATGTACCATAAATGTTAGGCTACTCTCCTCTATGTCACCTGTATGATCTATcaaatggttcggtttggtttgagGCTGTATTCGGAATGTGAGTCTAAAGTGACTTACCCAAACTGTTTGTCATGTTTGGggtagttttgtttttttgtttttcaatctaTCAAGcttgattattttcattttgatcatCGATAATGCAATCCAAAAGTACCATCATGTTCTCAATCATGCCTTCTTCGAGAAGTACCATCTTGTTCTTGATCATGCCTTTTTCGATGCCCATCTTTTGGTTTATCTTAACTTGAGCTCATTCCAAGTTTATTCAAGTTCAAATTGTTTTATTGACCAACCCTCTATGTGTTTTTGACTAACTTTGGGATcaaataacttttaatttgCTTGGCGATTTTTTATGAGATTAGGTCCTGCTGTTTTGTCTCAATCCTGTCTACGTACCTTGTGTCGGGCTTGATCTGATTTGGTCAAATTTTGCACTCAAAGTTAGTTTTCTAATGTAGTGAAATTGACCTATTTATTCAATTTGATAAACTACACTTAGGTCTTATTTCTTTGTACAGTAGTTTTAGATTCATTTCTAGGCTTGATACTTTTTCCAAATTATCACCAAGCCCCATtggattataattttaattaattcacaaataattcttaatattaaatttttttaaaaaaatttcagatgTTACATCtaaatatctaatatataataaaagaaattttgtccttaaaaaagaaattgcTTGGCTTTTTGTAActtcttcaaatttttgtaAGAATGTGAAAAATTACAGAAACGAATATAGCTGAATGGTAGATGATTTGACATAGAGACCCTTTATTTGATACTTGTGAGTTGTggttatgtttttgaaaatgaatgaaatgtcAACTGCGTTTGCTGGATCCGGGGATGGTTTGCCTTTTTCCTTCCACTACATCCAATGCTTTTGACgatgtttgttttattttggtaAATATATGACAAGATAGATattgttttggtttggtttggtgtcTTTTGAATGAGAAGGTGCGTGAAGCTGAGGAGGCATTATCTGAAAGTGGGAGACCTGACATAGAACTGGTTCTTGGGGGAACAACTCTTCTCACTCCTACTGACATGTATGATCTACTTCTCGGAGAATCTAGTTACTTTtgaatctcttctttttcttcttcttcttcttcttcttcttcttatattcAAAGATTACCAAATATAGacatttcttatttgtaaataaatggTCTCATCTCATGTGGTTGGATcccttttttaattattttccagcAAGAAAagtatgaaattttaaattgcaatacttttgttctctcttattattattggtgACTTGAATTGTCGGTCCTAATCTTCTGCTtgttttaagatttattttacGGTTGAAGTgttaattcaaataataataataataataattataatgtaGCAAATGTCAAATATTAAGTTATGATTCTTTAGCTGATGTCTTTATTCATCAGGTCAGGAGATGGAGATGTTAATAGAATGGTTATTAAAATTAGACCGACTGATTTGGTCTATTCAACAGTAAATCAGTCGTGGGCCTTTACTTGCATTGGCTTGCTCTTTATTTTGTTCTCTCCTTAAAACTTCCCTTCCCTGATCTGGCTGGGTCCAATTTGGTCCACCTTGCCCTCTAATGCCCAACTGTTTTAACTATCCCATTTCAGGTGCATTCTCTAATGAATTTCATTAGTgtaccatataatatatataatataatataatagtaacCTTTCCATTCTTgcaaaaaatatagatttagcaatattattattctattaaaacacaaaagttcAATGTTATTACTTAAAAGTGTTTTGACACTTGGTAAGGTTTAAGGGTTAGAAAACATTTCGTGcatgattatgattatgagtATGCTATGACATGAATATAAACAGTATTTTGACACCCTGAAGATAAGAGATTAGTAACTGATAggtcttaattatatatataattttaagttcaattttatgttattttttttatttaaagtgtgcgtttttatggattttatataatttaaatatttttttataagaatccaacaaaggaaattaattagaagatttaggcataaaaagaaaaaaagagtaagatattataaattaatttataatgttaattttaaaataaatattataatgcaagtaaagaattaaaaatataataaattggaAGCTGCAATTGGCATTGGTGGAGGAGAATTGCAATGGGAGAAGAATTCAAATCGAGGAGATCAAGATGAAGTGAAGAAATCCAATTGAATTGAGTACAACGGCTACGgcagcatgcatatatatacatatatatatatgtgtgtgcgggcgtatgtatgtatgatacgcctaataaatatcaaaagaacCAGGCATGGGTTAGATTTATAGATATGGGtcaaatatacctaaaatacgATCCAAGAGTTGGAAAACAAGGAAAACAACCAAGGAGGAATTGAGTGGTGATGGAGAGGCCACAACTCGGTTATGATTGAGAGGCCTCTTGGTTATGAGGGTCCACTTGGTCACAATCTTTTTCAACCAAAAAATATGTCAagaatatatttgaaatatgtCACATGGGAAACCCAGGATGGCTGCCACGTGTCCCTATCTcctttctttataaataggaggcccgCTTTCTCTTTCAGGTATGCTCATTCAGATACTCGAATCTTATTTTTATGCTCAACCACTCGAAAACTAATTTAAACATCAGAGGATTTGCACGGGAATAACTTCCAACGCCTTTCACCGTTTGTTCGTTTTGGTAAGCCTCTTAGTTACTTGAGGCCTCTAGGGTATTTTAGGCATCTCGTTTATCAACAAGCAGTTGCTCACCAATATCAGCAAGCCATCATCTTTCAAGGCCACATAATCATATTTTGGCCTCCTGATTATCCTTGCTCATGAATGTTAAGATCTTTCACACGTTACAAATTCATtgtgtattttggcaacaattgTTGTTGTCTGTGATAAGCTCAATGAAAAGTCAAACAAAGAACGCTACTGATGAGGGAAATGACCTCGGGCTCATAATTACCCCAATACCCTTGCAAATCAGTCAATGATAACGAGGACACGAGTTTTCCAGAGAACCAAGCCAAAGTCactatttagcccaaatctggTATGGACACGTGACAGACTCATCCCAACAGAACGACTGGGAATCCTAACCTTTTCTCAATGAGGATTTCTCGGCATCTGCGGCCTCAACCATCGCTCTAAAGTTCATGGAGGTGGGGGTTATCTCGAGCCTCTCGGAAACTGATCGCCATATCCATTTCGCCAAAGACCATGGCTCTGCAATGGGCAGGTCCTTATCCTGAAAGTTTAAAGGGCAGTTTTACAATTCACGAACAGAGGAAAGTGCGGTAAGAATTCCTTTGAAGCATCGAGGAGATCTCTAATTCAAAAGGAGAGGCCTTATCTTAACAAGAGGGGGGAATCACCCTATAAATTCAAGCGACCAGGATATGTATGgggatctttttcttttacttctacTAAATACTCTAGTTTTGATAACTCTGTGAACTAACTAGAGCGTCAGAGTGATCATGGGAAGTGAGTCCCTGACTCTTTTTgtaggtacttggttcgagacagAAGAGGGTGATCGGCCCTGTAACATCATTTGACGCCCACTGTAGGGCCCGTcgtttttctttctgtttgccAAGTACAATTTTCTTGACGTTCGAGTCCTTTTTGTTTTAATGGCAACTAGGAGACACCAATCTCGGGCTATTGGCAGTAACCCTGCCCCAGAACCGAGCCAGAACAATCCCCCGAGAAGCCAGTAGGGGAGGGAACGTAGCCTGGAtaatcctcctcctcctctcgaTCGTATTGCACTTTTGGAGAATCAGTTTCAGTGTCTAATGGAGCTGCTCACTGGCTTCCTAGACCAACAGCACCAATAGCAAGCCCACCATTCTCACCCGAGTGGAAGACATGAGCCTTCTCCTGAGGAAGGATCTTGCCAATGGGAGGTGGAGCCCCGAGGATGGAGACAGGAGATTGGGCCCTGTGAAGCCGAGGAATCTTTTAGCATGTCGTATGCACAGCAAGAAAAGAGGCTGCGTCAGTTGGAGAAGGAGATTGCGGCATTAAAGTCGAAGCGGGGAGAGTCCCATGGCACGGTTATGAACCAGCCTCTTAGTCCAGAGATCATGGCTACAGTGCTGCCCGAGCATTTTTGCATTCCAGCTATCAAGCCTTATGCAGGCACGACTGATCCGACGGATCACTTGGATCTCTTTACCTCtcatatgatggtgcaggaCGCGTTCGATGCAATGTAGTGTAGGGTTTTCTTGGCTACACTGGAAGGCCATGAACGCGCCTGGTATTCAAATCTGGCCCATCACTCAATAGCCAACTATGCATAGTTTCGGAGTAGTTTTCTAGCCCAATTTGTGCCTCTTCGGAGGCATCAGAGATCTACTATGGCTCTCATCAGCCTAAAGTAGAGCCAGGACAAGTCCTTAAATGATTTAATCTCAAGATTTAATATGGAGGCTTTGAGCATTAAGAACTTTGACCAGAGTGTCAGAATGGTGGCATTTCAGAATGCCTTAAGGCTCGACCCTTTCGCTCAGTCATTGGCCAAAACTCCCCTTCTTACGTTTACATATATTCTTGGTTGTGCGAAGAAGTATATCAACGCTGAAGAAGTCATGCAGGCGAAAAGAGCCGAGTAtattgagaagaagaagaaaaagaagcatacTGAAGAGCATAAGAGTAAGGGTAGTAGGGAGGATCGTAAAGAGAAGCCCCGTCCTCGGTGGGAACTGAGTGGGTTCACTCCCCTGAATGCTCTTAAAGCGGAGATCGTTGGTACTATCGAGGACAAGGATTATCTGAAAAAATTGCTACCTATGAGGGCACTGTCCAATAAGACGAACATGAATAAATATTGTCGATTTCATCGGGATCATGGCCACGATACGGAGGAATGTCACCagttaaaataagaaattcaaGAGTTCATTAACTGGGGTTTCCTTAGAAGTTTTGTAGCCAGGGAAACGGATCCCCGAAGGGGCGAGAATGGCGTACGTGAAGTCCTCTTCCTAGGCAGGACCGAGCTGATGGGCAAGATTGCGTTTAGAATTCACCCTGGAGGGAGAGACCACCTCAAGCAGAAGAAGATCATCCACAACCCCTAGTTTTCATACTCTCACAACAGGGGAAGTTCTAAATGCGAAGACCGAGGAGGATTTGGTAGAGGGCTGAACTTCAGGGGTAAAGAGGTCGAGAAGAGGGGAGACGATCTCTTTTTCAGATAATGACCTCCTGGGGTATCCTAACCGAAATGATCCGCTGGTGATTACAACTAAGCTTGGAAAATGGGAGCTTCGGCAGGTTTTGGTAGATCCAGGCAACTCTTCGGAGATTTTGTATAGACGAGCTTTCTTGGGTATGGGATACCGGATGGAGCAGTCAAAGCCGACCTGTGTCCCCTTAGTAGGATTTGATGACAAAGTAGTGTATTCTGATGGAGTTATACAGCTTCCACTGGTCTTGGGAAAGGGTTCCCGAACCTCCCAGGTCATGCTAGATATCTTGGTGGCGGATGTGTCTTCGGCTTATAATATGATTCTAGGAAGGTCGGGTCTCAACGCTCTTCAGGCTGTTCCCAGCACCTATCACATGGTGGTAAAGTTCCCCATGGCTAATGGGGTAGGAGAAGTGCGAGGAGACTTGCGTTCGACCAGAAAATGTTACATGGCATCCATAGGCGTGGCTCGGGGGATCGAGACCCCGCGAAGGAAAATAGAAGAGAATCTAGTTCAGGAAGAAACTTCTAATCATAAAAAGCAGTTGGATGGAGAAAAAGTAAGGGAACTTCCACCAGCCTTTAGCTTCTTATTGGAGGGGCCAGAGGACCCAAAGATGGCAGAGCCAGTAGATAGGCTTGATGAAGTGCCTCTGAA
This window harbors:
- the LOC127790243 gene encoding sec1 family domain-containing protein MIP3-like isoform X1; translated protein: MAMVDVIISCLDSIRQISWHIEGATVYLDGGCTESFQFLGAYPLLLELGAHAVCSLENMSSLDMVVNWSVSFHSARKVVVFTSRLLSDAHRYILRCLNTHQNANQCTIFTSISEIAHSAYPNSPLGPDAFHEYKSLLIQDYEELLKRSDVKSRQSGESTSKENLTSEDEGWSQITTSEEDISPHKSGSVAKDLYEDESIGHAEDVRKKLVVSVHHFPLILCPFSPRVFVLPSEGSVGEAYLSTKHEDSLSPGLPPLSTGSPPDGEDVPPGATLTAQFLYHLAAKMDLKMEIYSLGDLSKTVGKLLTDMSSLYDVGRRKRSAGLLLIDRTLDLLTPCSHGDSLIDRMFSVLPRRQRATSSFHTKGSQTQLKDGPADLQRAPLDVQIPLVKFLGEEDSTLENFRLLENTEAFLHGWNSSDTSLRTLEFLSHSTKLHGEKSFTYESKLLNGSFVSAESFRGTPFLEAMLDRRTKDGAILIRKWLQETFRRENVNVNVKIRPGSVTKSELQSLIKALARSQPSLIRNKGIIQLAAATLYALDELYSAKWDAFISAEKMLNVSAGDTSQSLAAQISDLINKSALVGSQGKNSGLTEPSDGLISFQDALLLTIYGYILASENFPTSGFSGPFSWQEEHFTKEAIVDAVLENPRLAQLKFLRGLTEELQANFNKKKLDVAKEESPSQLPTGDFEDDTWGSWGDEDADENIKKEQVYGDMQLKLELRDRVDNLFKFLHKLCSLKERNLPLRGGALGMENNFSGDSYSSKGLIYKLLTRVLGKHDIPGLEYHSSTVGRIFKSGFGRFGLGQAKPSLADQNVILVFVIGGINAVEVREAEEALSESGRPDIELVLGGTTLLTPTDMYDLLLGESSYF
- the LOC127790243 gene encoding sec1 family domain-containing protein MIP3-like isoform X2 — protein: MSSLDMVVNWSVSFHSARKVVVFTSRLLSDAHRYILRCLNTHQNANQCTIFTSISEIAHSAYPNSPLGPDAFHEYKSLLIQDYEELLKRSDVKSRQSGESTSKENLTSEDEGWSQITTSEEDISPHKSGSVAKDLYEDESIGHAEDVRKKLVVSVHHFPLILCPFSPRVFVLPSEGSVGEAYLSTKHEDSLSPGLPPLSTGSPPDGEDVPPGATLTAQFLYHLAAKMDLKMEIYSLGDLSKTVGKLLTDMSSLYDVGRRKRSAGLLLIDRTLDLLTPCSHGDSLIDRMFSVLPRRQRATSSFHTKGSQTQLKDGPADLQRAPLDVQIPLVKFLGEEDSTLENFRLLENTEAFLHGWNSSDTSLRTLEFLSHSTKLHGEKSFTYESKLLNGSFVSAESFRGTPFLEAMLDRRTKDGAILIRKWLQETFRRENVNVNVKIRPGSVTKSELQSLIKALARSQPSLIRNKGIIQLAAATLYALDELYSAKWDAFISAEKMLNVSAGDTSQSLAAQISDLINKSALVGSQGKNSGLTEPSDGLISFQDALLLTIYGYILASENFPTSGFSGPFSWQEEHFTKEAIVDAVLENPRLAQLKFLRGLTEELQANFNKKKLDVAKEESPSQLPTGDFEDDTWGSWGDEDADENIKKEQVYGDMQLKLELRDRVDNLFKFLHKLCSLKERNLPLRGGALGMENNFSGDSYSSKGLIYKLLTRVLGKHDIPGLEYHSSTVGRIFKSGFGRFGLGQAKPSLADQNVILVFVIGGINAVEVREAEEALSESGRPDIELVLGGTTLLTPTDMYDLLLGESSYF